A region of the Lytechinus pictus isolate F3 Inbred unplaced genomic scaffold, Lp3.0 scaffold_20, whole genome shotgun sequence genome:
gcagcgccagatcgacgaggccctatccctttaattgttgaacgccaaacagggtagcagcaactcccatcttttaacgtcttttggtctgacgcggccggggtttgaacccccggtTGTGAgatggacgctctaccaactgagccaacacaccggtcataagcaagttatggacgtttaaaaagtattgttgtactttctatggggaccctcaaattggcaaacatgcttcaaaatggctgattttgtggacaactctccattgttttgttttcaaattttcagattttcccctttattttacatatttcacagtATCCCtgcctgaccttgacatatgtggtgtgaaatatattttcccatgacatgttatgctcagaatgaagcaatatgcaatttgaaagataatgggtaaaatctgaaaaattgtgtacaaaacaaatggagagttgtccacaaaatcatcCATTTTGAAGTATGTTTGCCagtttgaggatccccataaaaagtacaagactttttaaacgtccataacttgcttattttacaaccgattttgatgaaacttggtttaaattgttcttttcatttttctcgTTCGAATAAGATTGTTTCTcctcttgggttttggtttcctttaaggcCACGTAAAAAATTGTATGTGTTCCTCGACCCCGCCCACTTCTATTTTTGAGGCCGcctcaatttatttattaaaaaaaaaaaattcaacaatgAAAAATCCCTGAAGTCAGTCTGGAAACATTCATTCTATTCAGCCCATGTACGTATGAGCTAGCCAGCGATTTCGCTCTCATCTGCTTTAGGATCGCTCTCGCAACTGTTTAATACTGCCAAGTACCGAGTGACTCCCAACATGAAAATCACGCCCGTCCAGTCTCCCACCCATGACTGCATATAGTAGCCAAACATACAGGCCAGCACAGCTGCAGTTTTAACTTCCATAACTCCATGGGGGcagtgtagctcagtcggttagagcgcctgttccggataagatcgaagatctcaacgtgcgtgggttcgagtcccgcagcatgccggaagacgtctaacaaaaaaactgatgctagcgttgtgtgttaacgtgcctcaccgctgtgttcagtgggggtgtgaatgcagttggaaaacactccgtccatcggaaaggacgcaaatgttggtcccgtgtataggagagtcacaacctatgcaccttaaaaccaatacactattcgtcaaagagtagggtgttcacccagtgtattgcacctgccggtccccggtactacaatactgcaagaatcttcaggattgaaggaggcagtgtagcttgaagaagaagtagaagaactcCTCGCTTTCTGATGTTTAACTGAGTGGACTTTTTAAAATCAGGGGCACGGTGCTTCagaaaaatatgtacatgtatagtgttTCAAACTCCGATATCCAGGGGTACTATTTTTCAAAACACTGTGCAGCACCAGTCTCGCTGTAACTTCGATACAGCAAAATTtgctttttaaatgtcattctGAAGATACAATCCTAAATTTGCAAGAAAATTAGTTCGCGAACTTGGaacaaaatcacagattttcttcattttagcGCATTTTTCGGTAACTCAGTGGCTAAGCTGGCGTGGCTTTGTGAAATAAGTTGACATGTTGACTTTGGCTGTTAGACTGCGACGCATTCAATGTTTCATAAAATAACTTTCAAatgagtttttaaaaattaaaaattatgaaaaggatttCTCTAAACTAAAGcttctgttcaaatttgataaacttcatcATCCTTCAAGGCTTAAGCTATTCAATTCGATAGACAAAATTGTAAGTTAGAACGTCAAGTTCAGTTAATTCACGAGATAGGCCCACaaacaataaacaataattgaacaACAATAAATTAAAATGGTCTAACGTTAGAGACTGATTCTTGATCCAATAAACTCTGAAGCCAGGCGAAGCCAACGGAGtaagaagaatgatagcaattaaataaacaattttaaacattaaattaatttgtaaacaaGCAGGACAAACTGCAATCAGAAGCCATGCATCACGCCATCAGTTTTATATTATATCAACTTGATAGGTCTTTGTAATTAAATACATTGTAGATTTCTAAATATGTTCAAGTCTTCTCCTGAGACTGAGTCAAGATCTAAAAATTAACAGTTAGGCCTATAGCCTAGGCAATTTAAATACTTACACAAATATCAAGATGTGGGACCGATAAATTTCCCCCGTCACAATCGTGAGCAGCGTGTTTCGTTTCTGCTTTCTAATTAATTCCCATCAGATGTCTCCGAATGAAACCTATAAAACATGACAGCGATATTAATCACTCTTAAATAAATAACTTGTCATCATCATATGGCCTTGTTCCGCATGAACTTCCACGCTATATTCAGTTGAATTCTCCGGTACCCGGGTGTGTACATTCCGCTTCCTGAAGTTCAAGctaatgcatattcatgagcacGACACTCCCAAAATAGCGCATGACGCCACGTTGTAGCGTATTCTTAGGCAAATATTgtatactcatgaatattcatattttcccgAGAGCACATGTTGGTTACTCGTAGCAACACAACACACAGATCGCTTCCGTATTGACGGAGCTTGTGTTGTGGTGTTTTGTGTAGTGAAAGAACTCGATCATAAGGAATTTGCTGGATGTTTCTCCTTAATATTTGCCTTTTCTGCCAATCCAGGGACTTTTAGGGAACAACTGAGCAATTTTCCAGGTAAAGTAGTGAAGATACTTGTGTAGTTTCATCAGCCGTTCGTGTAAAagattttatttaatgaaatttataatttttattttcattcattttgagcCCGATTGCAAAAGGCGTTTTTGCATTGGACTTTGGAGCTTACTCTGTAGCTTTGTAGGTCATATTCTCATATTTTCCCCATGTGTTGTGAATATGATAATCTAGTGAGCCTTAGTGGGTGTTTTTCTATATCAAAGCACATAGTGGGTTAAATAGCTAGGCCACTCAATATCATCATTTTATCATCACGCAGTTTAGGATGTTTCAGTTTTTTATAACTATTATAACTTAGCTCATGATGCGGTGCAATGGATCAGTGTTgttaaattaattattgattTGACATTGAACAGTGGTATCTTGATAACCGTGGTGTAAGCTAGGCTTTTGACTTGAAAAAATCCAAAAATTAAAgagaatgaaaatgagaataacAAGAGTGAGTGAGAACAGGaattaagagaaagaaaatctaaagagacaaagaagaaaagggatgaGAAGGtattaatgatggtgatgatgatgttacaGTCAGATGTTATGAtgatcattggcggcggaagccaaaaaatttaggggggtccacctgaatttaggggCGACGCAGGTaacaaaattgaccaaaaaaagGTAATCAACACAAAATTTAAGGGGGGGCCTGTTCCCCCCCTCCGCTTCTGCCGcctatgatgatgatcatggtgataataatagcaatgatcatagtgataatgaaaaagatgatgatgatgatgttggtgatgatgatgatgatgattataatgatgacataattttgataatgatggtattatgatgttgatgagtagtacatgtattttgtcttgtcttgtcgTTAATACCCACAATCATTGTATTGAATATTATggatattttttcttatataattatattgtatattatattattattattataatttattattttgatatttcatgatTAAGATGATCatattttatgataataataatgattgatgATCATCATTGATCATCATGAAGATCTAATTTCATCCGAAAGGACATTAGGTAATATTCATACTTTATACTAGCAGTGGTGATTCATGTTAGGCAGATAAGGATGCAATAATGTAATATTCTCAATAtaatctattttttctttttctctctcttacatCCACAGATCAACTTCACCCCTCTCCTTCGTCATCCATCCGTCCACTATCTAGCCACCATGGGTAGGTTGCCTGTCGGTCAGCCTACTGCCCACGTCTCCGCCACCCAGGGGCCGGACGCTGACATCATGAAGTTCTATTCCACTTCGTACGCCACCTCCTACGGGGCCAAGCACGAGCCGTTCGTGCCTCGGACGACGAGGCATGTCGGGACTGGATATCAGTCTAACTTCAGGCCGGGAGTCTACTACAGTCAACGTCTTGATGAGGTCGATAACCCTGCTATGGGGTAAGTTTGAAGGCTTGTTAGGGTCAaagcaggggcagatccaggattttccaaagggggggggccaCATTTTCCCAAtgaaaatatgacaagcaaaaaaaaaaaggttttcacctaaaattgaaggtcatttcgtccacggaaaatttgacaagcaaaaaaaaaggtcctcactttcaaTAGGGGAGGGgtacgggccggctgtgccccccccttcCGGATCTAAGTATTCCTATCAAGATTAAATTTGATAGAAGAATTGGGCCATAGATGTTTAGAAATTCTATTCATAGGGTCgtattattttgtttccaaATGAGTGATTATTATTGCAGATTGTTCATGTGCctaaaaaggaaatttaaaaaaaaatttaattcatttccatgacaatatattttgttgCTGAAATGGTTTAAATTGGTGATAAAGTGAGAATATAACCAATATTTCTACAAagaaattgacaatttttttttcatgaaatttactATTTGGTTATCCATTATTGGTTTCTCCATTGGActtttaagtacatgtattagaatAATAAGTTGTTTGATTATTTGAGAATGGCTGAAAATTTAAGCATTGAAAATGGATAGGTACTCCTATAGGTTGATAACAATTCAGCATTGTTACCCGTGAATATAGTATATGCTACGAATAGCTTCATGTTTCCATGGAAACACCATGTTTGTTTGTTCGTTTCTGAGTTACCATTATTGGTATGTTTTATACATTAGGGCTCTATCGGCACTATAATTGGATCCATTTCTTTATTGATTATTCATAACTGTGTATAGGCCATGTCAGTGAGGTTTGATATAAGTAAATCAACTTCAAAAATTTGATTAGATTTGGTTTGGCAAACATGAAAATGGAATCTAATTTCAGTCACagtgaaattttttttgaatCAGTGAACACTTGCTTTTGTGAAATGCTTATGAACActatacaaaaatgataatctCTTTTATTAGTTTCACTTACTGTTATGCATCTGGATAAAGGGCAAATTGTATTGAACAATAGTTCAATACAGGGAAAGATTATTTTATACTTTATAGTATCTTTTTCCAGGTAAACAGATGTATCTTTCtatgtaaaacaattataatatgTTTCATACTTTATGCATaaatatgttttgaaaaaaaatctttattgtgcaattgaatttaaaaaaaattgaaatcatcTAAATTAACAAATTTTTTATAACTTCATTTGTTTCCTCCATGTTTTGGTTATTTGATAGGTCATTACGAACTGATGCAGTTatgtttttattacaaatctgttcccttttcttcaaatttatcaGGAGACTCGTTGGTGACAACTATCACTCCATCACAACAAAGCATTTTCAGCCGTCGATACGATCAGACGGTAAGGATCGATTCCCTGAGAATTTAAACCAAGTGAAGAGTGGTTTCACCCAACAGGATCCCATCACATACCCAACAGTTGGACAAGTAAGTATAAGAAATGATACCACTCTGTTATTACACCATCAAACATAATACTTTATTATGATGTTTTTTATTCAGGGGAAACATGTTTTCTCCAGAgagtatatatttttcaaggGATACATGTTTCTTCAGGGAATATATAATTTCCAGCTAAACATATGTTTATCAAGGAAGTATATCTTTTTTTCAAGGGAAACATATATATGTTCCTCATGGGAGTATATATTTTATCAGggaaacatatatatgtttctcaTGAGAGTATATATTTTATCAGGAAAACATATATGTTTCTCATGAGAGTATATATTATTTAGGGAAACATATATAGATATGTTTCTCCAGGGAGTATACATTTTCCAgggaattatacatgtatatctgtttATCTAGGGAGACATTTCCCAAGGAAATGATATACATATTCATGTTTCTCCAGGGAAAGATACATGTCATTTCATACTTTATACTATCTTTTTCCAGGTGAACAGATATATCTTTCTATGCAAAACAGTTATAACATGTTTCTCTCTGGCTTGGATTAGACCCTTATTAAATTTAAGTTTCATCGAATAAAACCCATATAATATATCATTCTTTACCTTGACTaaaatcatattgaatattgattgaTGATATACGACATTGAATTGCAATAACAGGTTAAGAAAGTATTTGTCAACACACGGGACCACGGACTTGCCCTCAAGATAAATGGTGTTTTACCCAAACACCGCCCTCTCCTGTACAAGCTTCAAGCGAAGGATCCGGTCTCCCTGGAGAACGCAGGACACGGGCCAAACTTCATGAGTACAGAGGGTAGGACCAGATTCACTGGAAGACCCTCAGAAAGAAGTAAGAAAATTCTTCTAAACCTTTCTTCAGTTTTTGTAATTTCCCCCAAAGTATGGTTCACTGTTCCAGTTGTTTAGTATGTCATATGAAAGAAACTGTCCTAAAACTGGACACCTCGGAAGAACAGCCTGTGGCTGAAGAGGGCCATCCAGCCCACGAGTGgagaagaaatgaataaaataaagaataaaaataaaatgtaaggCCTTATTTGCTGGAAATAATAAAGTGAAAACATTAAAGTGAGATGATAAGATCATTTTGATTGCCACATGTATTCTTTTTCGAAAGGAGAGCACCGTTAAAAGCCAAACAACAAGGATATATTGTGGAgtggcagaaaaaaaaaacttgtattgaTCAATTGATGTACTTTgcaattttacatgaaaatctatctaaaaaaataataaaacatcacTGAGAGATTGTCTGGCATATATTAAAATgtagaattcatatttttacaaagaATCAATGGTTGAAAAAACATATATGGTTGAAATAATTTGACAGGGAGATGCAGAGAAATCTAGCATACGGTAACCTTGTGTGATGATATTCCATTCTTGTAAAGCAtacaccatatacatgtactactttATCATCTAGATGCATATCCAAAGGACTTTGGCCCAGCACCTAATTTTAGATGCATACGTCAACTTGCACAAGTttgaatttttacatttttttttgttattttgtctctttttcaGAGGATTGTTCAACTCTGACCGTGGGTCCGAAGGAAGGGTCTGGCTACACTCATGCTTACAATGTAGAACCAGTCTCATTCAATCCTGGCTCACCATTCAAAAATGACATACCTGTAAGTTCAGTACACTGCATATGTAAAATTCATATAAGTACTTAATGCATATGAAGTCAAATTGCACAAGGCAATATCCATatgtaaaaatacataaaaacaaaGATGCATGAGAAAAATTCACATAGGAAATAATTGCATAAGTCAAAATACATATGCCAAAATACATAATGTTGAAATGCCTATAGCAAGTTGCATAAGTCAGAATTTCACTCTTGCCTATGATGTAGAACATTATCTCACTTAATCCTGGCTCACCCTTCAAAATGACATGGCTGTAAGTTCAGTACACTGCATGTTAAATTCATAGAAGTACTTGATGTATAAGTAAAAAATGGATGAGTCAAATTGCATAAGGCAATCTGTATATGTAAACAGTACATAAAATCAAAGATGCATATGTAAAAGTCATGTAAGAAATAATTGCATAAGTTAAAATACATACTTGCATAGGTCATTATTTCATCATacctattttcatttcatcctGGCTTACCCTTCAACAACATGCCTGTATGTTCAATATAGTGCATATGTAAAATGCATATAAGAAATAATTGCATAAGTCAAAATGCATATGTAATAAAGCATTAGTCGAAAATGCACAAGTAAATTCAATATAAGAAATAATTGTATAAGTCAGTATGCATAcaacaaaaatgcattttaagCCAACATGcataaataaaatgcaaaagtcAACTTGCATAATATGTCAAATTTCATTAAGGAAATGCACATGTCagaagataaatttatattgtatattatgtCAGTGCACATGTATAACTTAGATTTATACAATGCAACACTAAAaactacaaaagaaaatatatttcacaagtTATACTCCTATACACGTAAAggaagatgaaaaaaagaatgctTAAGTCGTGGTATATTGTAAATCTTTTTAGCGAGCCAGAATCAAGTGAATTTCCTCTTATATTTAATCTCAGAGCAGTATTAGATAAGTTCTCAAACATTCACAGTATGTAACGACATATGACAAATCAATTCTCTGAGTGTCGTTCTAGATATTGCACTTTAATAAAATTACTTTTTGTGGTAGAATTTTATCATTACAGCTCGATGAGATAGATCTAATGATATGTTTAATTTGCAATGAAAGTTTTTGTTGGCATACATGCACAACAATATCAGTTCACTGGTCTTAGGATACATAAGGATGTAGTATGTTTATGAACATGATTATTTAGCATTATGACTGTCTATTTATACAGGGAACCTGGACTGGCAGACCAACGGGAACTAGCGTCATGAAGACAAGCTTCCTACCATCACAACGACCAGCGGtaattacaaattgccttcacTCATTTCTatgataaacattatttatgAAGAAATTTACATTTACGAAA
Encoded here:
- the LOC129282462 gene encoding stabilizer of axonemal microtubules 4-like, which gives rise to MGRLPVGQPTAHVSATQGPDADIMKFYSTSYATSYGAKHEPFVPRTTRHVGTGYQSNFRPGVYYSQRLDEVDNPAMGRLVGDNYHSITTKHFQPSIRSDGKDRFPENLNQVKSGFTQQDPITYPTVGQVKKVFVNTRDHGLALKINGVLPKHRPLLYKLQAKDPVSLENAGHGPNFMSTEGRTRFTGRPSERKDCSTLTVGPKEGSGYTHAYNVEPVSFNPGSPFKNDIPGTWTGRPTGTSVMKTSFLPSQRPAGDERLPIITNRSDHETGFTHEKAKPLYVNRVMTDAYTKWDQVPSRVEDRIKKEDPAEYLNMTNPDNHSSIFKKSFEGQQRPSPSANEKQGRFFVGNKEMSGYSDNNDKPQVQIPIEPYRWITHYDTKFYDMNPKGKARAGRTFGGVMKQLPDGFTKSTSVHSYGPALDTTQQLRDLHPYVARSIKARDVFFDDHTHDAKKHVTINPIPQVLAASC